From the Oceanispirochaeta sp. genome, the window GCAGTGTCCCGGCTGGGAAGAGGGTGAAATCCTTAAAATGACAGGCATCGAAATCCGGAACTGGATTGCCCCGGGGGAAGATATCATCTCTTTATCTGAAAAAGCTGTCAAAACTGTGCTGGCCCGGAATCATCTCAGCCTGAATGATCTGAGTCTCATCATTGTGACTTCAGGGACTCCCGGAACAATCACTCCCTCTCTGGCAACACGGATTCAGCATACTCTGATTCCCGAGGGAAAACATGCCCTCTTCTGTCCGGCATTTGACATCAATGCCGCCTGTTCAGGTTATCTCTATGCCCTGCAGAGTGCCTGGGATTTTCTGAATACCCGTCCCGATGGAATTATTCTTGTGGTGACCGCGGAAGTTCTTTCTCCTCTGGTAGATCTAACAGATAAATCAACCTCTCCCATTTTTGGAGATGCCGCCACAGCCACCATTGTCACAGGCTCGGAAAGTCCTCTGAAGGGGAAGGCCCGGGTTTACCGCCCGGTCACTGCCGCAGCTGGAGAAGATGGAACCATCCTGACTGTACCCGCAGATACTTCCCGAACCATCTTTATGAATGGCCCCAAGGTTTATCTGGAAGCTGTTCACAGCATGATTACTCTTTTAGCTAAGGTCTGCACAGAGAACGGCATCCAGGTGGAAGATCTTGATCTGATTGTGCCCCATCAGGCCAACCAGAGGATCATCAATGCGGTCAAGCAACGCCTGAAACTGCCGGAAGGCAGG encodes:
- a CDS encoding 3-oxoacyl-ACP synthase III family protein, with translation QCPGWEEGEILKMTGIEIRNWIAPGEDIISLSEKAVKTVLARNHLSLNDLSLIIVTSGTPGTITPSLATRIQHTLIPEGKHALFCPAFDINAACSGYLYALQSAWDFLNTRPDGIILVVTAEVLSPLVDLTDKSTSPIFGDAATATIVTGSESPLKGKARVYRPVTAAAGEDGTILTVPADTSRTIFMNGPKVYLEAVHSMITLLAKVCTENGIQVEDLDLIVPHQANQRIINAVKQRLKLPEGRVYSQIRNRGNTSSCTIPLCLESIMKESTTGLLGLTAFGGGFTSAGGLVEII